A region of Spodoptera frugiperda isolate SF20-4 chromosome 26, AGI-APGP_CSIRO_Sfru_2.0, whole genome shotgun sequence DNA encodes the following proteins:
- the LOC118264111 gene encoding LOW QUALITY PROTEIN: phospholipid-transporting ATPase ABCA1 (The sequence of the model RefSeq protein was modified relative to this genomic sequence to represent the inferred CDS: inserted 1 base in 1 codon) — protein MAAFDKLKLLIWKNFLLQRRHKWQTAFEIASPVIFSLFLILTRCLVDPKSKPDISYPPFLPTYFNITGRNLGNLTTTKSGTLAFSPENPLTRKVTKDAIAMVADDNFSILFALLFDSNVLPQPKGYKNAKEMELALTQPNAMNQILVGIQFDDSMANATEWPDDITLTLRFPAVMRTPMVEHPLRASWRTNLLYPLFPRPGPRDPDDMYGGKTPGYSPEMFLAVQHAISQEIIKQKAGKPIGTKVYLQRLPQLAYREDQLLVALERFISMIIMLCFAYSFVNTVRVVTFEKELQLKETMTIMGLPSWLHWLAWFIKQFSFLLISVVLIVILFKTPFNRTEAGDGYAVLTFTPWSVLFFFMILFVIASLSFSFMVSVFFSRANTAASFMGLAWFAAYSVYMLTQVLYEDISLTTKLLLSLISNTAMGYAFQIIIMCEGTSKGLQWDEFFTPISYQDQLQPGHIVLMLILDSILYMLIAMYVEKIRPGLYGVPLPWYFPLTKSFWKPKKHKVAEMTGKDSNNPEYNDALLKVVHDHDEEPKGVPVGVNIQNLTKIYKGRKKVVDNLNLRMYENEITVLLGHNGAGKTTTISMLTGMVPPTSGKAYINGYNIVTETGQARKSLGICPQHNVLFPDLTVAEHIIFYSRLKGVPKNKIKDEVDHFVKLLELEEKRDVTSDKLSGGQKRRLSVGAAMCGNSRVVLLDEPTSGLDPAARRALWDLLQKEKKGRTMILTTHFMDEADVLGDRIAIMSGGQLQCIGTXYFLKKHYGIGYKITIVKGENCITDDVTKFFKTYVPDIKENTNIGSELTYILPSDNVSKFPEMLKEFEEKKESLCVSSYGLSVTSLEEVFMKAGAEDLESSSAKNKNHNSSGPYNECAIAPLANNIPDNEPIQKVRGFKLLRNHIKAMFLKLAYNTMRNKLTALIQFVTPIINITISVIIARSWKFLSQLPPLTLSLESGFAQTETLMSQANVTDGSIEAKAMMAYKDYFKTSTYPGMSLTDLGTSNLGKFYLKLSETDLARVRNEIPIGATFGAHNITAWFSNYGYHDSAISLAHVNNAIMKAMSPGSNLKVINYPLPYSIENLVKVMASGSSMGFQFAFNIGFCMAFVTAFLVLFVIKERISGAKLLQRVSGVRPAVMWTTALIWDWFWLFLVYLCIILTLACFQESTLSSPAELGRVLLVLMVFSIATIPLHYLASFYFEAAATGFSKMCFMNIFTGCMPFLIIELLRLPEVGSPFYAHLFDWIFAPLPIYCISRSFRDMSVSSFSMLACDGLCDQLKIENCTRHTICHQLKLSVCCIEDDPYMKWEEPGIGRYLFMMSMVGIISFTILLIKEYELLNKVFYSSSKQPAPAAVGKMDDDVETERQRVQEFTRAQVAQHSLVCKDLTKFYKHFLAVNRLTFAVNKGECFGLLGINGAGKTTTFRMLTGDAHISAGDAYVHGMSIKTHLQDVYRHIGYCPQFDALFENLTGRETLRIFCLLRGIPSAVGNARALHLATSLGFLRHYDKKVFACSGGTKRKISTAVALLGDAPLVFLDEPTTGMDPASKRLVWTCISEAVIAGRSIVLTSHSMEECEALCSRLTVMVNGQFYCLGPLQHLKNKFSQGYTLIVKCKSGVDRDNDVIKIKNYITDNFNDSRLIESYLGISTFYINDVGLPWWKIFDIMEEARKQFPIEDYSVAQTTLEQVFLQFTRMQGNTEA, from the exons ATGGCTGCCTTTGACAAACTAAAGCTCCTCATTTGGAAAAACTTCCTTTTACAAAGGAGGCATAAATGGCAAACAGCTTTTGAAATAGCATCACCTgtgatattttctttatttttaattctaacaAGATGCCTAGTGGACCCAAAATCAAAACCAGATATAAGTTATCCCCCATTTCTCCCAACATATTTCAACATAACTGGCAGAAattt AGGCAATCTCACAACAACAAAATCAGGAACACTGGCATTCTCTCCAGAAAACCCTCTTACTAGAAAGGTAACTAAGGATGCCATTGCAATGGTAGCTGATGATAATTTTAGCATACTTTTTGCTCTTCTAtttgattcaaatgttttaCCTCAACCCAAAGGCTACAAAAATGCTAAAGAAATGGAATTAGCTCTTACCCAACCTAATGCTATGAACCAAATTCTTGTTGGAATCCAATTTGATGACAGTATGGCAA atGCTACAGAATGGCCAGATGACATAACTCTAACCCTAAGATTCCCAGCTGTGATGAGGACTCCGATGGTGGAGCACCCACTTAGGGCCAGTTGGCGCACGAATTTATTGTATCCGTTGTTCCCGCGCCCTGGTCCCCGTGATCCCGACGACATGTACGGTGGAAAAACACCAG GATATTCGCCAGAAATGTTCTTAGCGGTTCAGCATGCTATATCacaggaaataataaaacagaaagCCGGGAAGCCGATCGGCACCAAAGTTTACCTACAACGTCTACCTCAACTTGCATACAGGGAAGATCAATTGTTAGTCGCACTCGAAAGATTCATATCAATGATCATCATGCTCTGCTTCGCGTATTCCTTCGTCAACACTGTCAGGGTCGTAACATTCGAGAAAGAGCTACAGTTAAAG GAAACAATGACAATAATGGGCCTTCCGTCGTGGTTACACTGGTTGGCATGGTTCATCAAACAATTTTCGTTCCTGCTCATATCTGTTGTCCTTATTGTGATCCTGTTCAAG ACACCTTTCAACCGCACGGAGGCCGGCGACGGTTACGCTGTACTTACATTCACACCATGGAGCgtcctttttttctttatgatcTTGTTCGTCATCGCCtcattatcattttcttttatggTCAGCGTCTTCTTTTCTCGAG CCAATACAGCTGCATCGTTTATGGGCCTGGCCTGGTTCGCCGCATACTCTGTGTACATGCTAACTCAAGTACTTTACGAAGACATAAGTCTGACAACGAAACTGCTATTAAGTCTGATATCAAACACTGCTATGGGATATGCGTTCCAAATTATCATCATGTGCGAAGGAACTTCCAAAG GTCTACAATGGGACGAGTTCTTCACTCCGATATCATACCAGGATCAACTACAGCCGGGCCATATAGTTCTAATGCTGATACTTGACTCGATACTCTACATGTTGATAGCGATGTATGTCGAGAAGATAAGGCCAGGGCTCTACGGAGTCCCGTTGCCCTGGTACTTCCCTCTGACGAAGAGCTTTTGGAAACCGAAAAAGCATAAAGTAGCAg AGATGACGGGTAAAGATTCAAATAATCCAGAGTACAATGATGCTTTGTTGAAAGTCGTTCATGACCACGACGAGGAACCGAAGGGCGTGCCAGTGGGCGTCAACATACAG AATTTAACGAAAATATACAAGGGTCGTAAAAAAGTCGTAGACAATTTGAACCTGAGAATGTATGAGAACGAGATCACCGTGTTATTGGGTCACAATGGCGCCGGGAAAACAACCACTATATCCATGCTTACAG GCATGGTTCCGCCTACATCTGGGAAAGCGTACATCAACGGTTACAATATAGTGACGGAAACTGGTCAAGCACGCAAGTCACTCGGCATCTGTCCACAACACAACGTACTTTTCCCAGACCTCACGGTCGCGGAAcacatcatattttattcaagaCTAAAAGGtgttcctaaaaataaaataaaggacgAAGTGGATCATTTCGTCAAACTCCTTGAATTAGAAGAAAAG CGAGACGTGACATCTGACAAGTTGTCGGGTGGTCAGAAGCGGCGGTTGTCTGTAGGGGCTGCGATGTGCGGGAACTCGCGCGTGGTACTGCTGGACGAGCCCACGTCCGGCCTTGACCCGGCCGCGCGCCGCGCATTGTGGGACCTACTgcagaaagaaaagaaag GTCGCACAATGATACTGACGACGCATTTCATGGACGAGGCCGATGTACTCGGTGATAGAATAGCAATCATGTCGGGGGGCCAACTACAATGTATAGGGA CCTACTTCCTCAAAAAACATTACGGTATCGGCTACAAAATAACTATAGTCAAGGGAGAAAACTGCATAACTGATGACGTCACTAAGTTCTTCAAAACTTACGTGCCTGATATTAAGGAGAATACTAATATAG GTTCGGAACTAACATATATCTTGCCTAGCGACAACGTTAGTAAATTTCCGGAGATGCTTAAAGAATTTGAAGAGAAAAAGGAGTCTTTATGCGTTTCTAGTTATGGACTCTCTGTCACCAGCTTAGAGGAGGTCTTTATGAA GGCAGGCGCAGAAGATCTAGAAAGTTCGTCAgcgaaaaataaaaaccataacAGTTCTGGACCATACAACGAATGCGCAATCGCACCGCTAGCCAACAACATAC cGGATAATGAACCTATACAAAAAGTGCGCGGATTCAAACTTTTGCGGAATCACATAAAGgcaatgtttttgaaattggcTTATAATACGATGAGAAACAAACTGACTGCTTTGATACAATTCGTGACGCCTATAATTAATATCACAATATCAGTAATTATAGCTAGGTCTTGGAAATTTTTATCTCAATTACCGCCATTAACCTTAAGTCTTGAGAGTGGGTTTGCGCAGACAGAAACTTTGATGTCCCAAGCGAACGTAACAGATGGTAGTATCGAAGCTAAAGCTATGATGGCGTATAAGGATTACTTTAAAACTTCAACGTACCCAGGCATGTCGCTTACCGACTTGGGTACAAGTAATTTAGGGAAATTCTATTTGAAACTG AGCGAAACTGATCTTGCAAGGGTAAGAAATGAAATTCCAATCGGTGCTACATTTGGTGCGCACAATATCACAGCTTGGTTCAGTAACTATGGGTACCATGACTCGGCAATATCTTTGGCGCATGTCAACAATGCAATCATGAAAGCTATGTCGCCTGGAAGCAACTTGAAAGTGATCAACTACCCACTGCCGTATTCTATTGAAAATTTG GTGAAGGTCATGGCTTCCGGCAGCAGTATGGGATTCCAATTCGCATTCAACATCGGCTTTTGTATGGCTTTCGTCACTGCTTTCCTAGTACTCTTCGTTATTAag GAGCGTATAAGCGGAGCGAAGCTTCTCCAACGCGTGTCAGGCGTGCGGCCCGCAGTCATGTGGACGACTGCGCTCATCTGGGACTGGTTCTGGCTGTTCCTTGTCTACCTCTGTATTATACTCACCCTCGCGTGCTTTCAAGAAAGCACTTTATCTTCACCTGCCGAACTAG GCAGGGTACTTCTAGTCTTAATGGTGTTCTCAATAGCCACAATACCACTACACTACCTCGCATCATTCTATTTCGAAGCAGCTGCTACTGGCTTCTCGAAAATGTGCTTCATGAATATATTTACGG GTTGCATGCCATTTTTAATCATCGAATTATTGAGATTACCCGAAGTAGGCAGTCCGTTTTACGCTCATCTGTTCGACTGGATTTTTGCTCCGTTGCCTATTTACTGCATCAGTAGAAGTTTCAG ggACATGAGTGTATCATCGTTCTCAATGTTGGCGTGCGATGGTCTCTGCGACCAGTTGAAGATCGAGAATTGCACGCGGCATACAATCTGCCACCAGCTGAAACTCTCCGTGTGTTGTA TCGAAGATGACCCGTACATGAAATGGGAAGAACCGGGCATCGGGAGATATTTGTTCATGATGAGCATGGTCGGAATCATATCGTTCACTATATTGCTGATCAAGGAATACGAGCTTTTGAACAAG GTGTTCTACTCTTCAAGTAAGCAACCAGCACCAGCTGCTGTAGGCAAAATGGATGATGATGTAGAAACAGAACGCCAGAGAGTCCAAGAGTTTACAAGAGCCCAAGTAGCTCAGCACAGTCTGGTGTGTAAAGACCTTACTAAGTTCTACAAACATTTCCTTGCTGTTAACAGACTGACGTTtg CCGTGAACAAGGGAGAGTGCTTTGGACTGCTAGGTATAAACGGTGCAGGCAAGACCACAACGTTCCGTATGTTGACTGGCGACGCTCACATCTCTGCCGGTGACGCATACGTACACGGAATGTCTATCAAGACGCACCTGCAAGATGTCTATAGACATATTG GTTACTGCCCGCAGTTTGATGCATTGTTTGAAAATCTGACGGGTCGCGAGACGTTGCGGATATTCTGTCTACTGCGCGGCATACCATCTGCTGTCGGTAACGCTCGAGCTCTACACCTCGCCACCTCACTCGGGTTCTTGAGACACTATGATAAAAAG GTATTTGCGTGTAGCGGAGGTACCAAAAGGAAAATTAGCACAGCTGTTGCATTGCTGGGTGATGCGCCATTAGTGTTCCTAGATGAGCCGACTACAG GTATGGACCCGGCATCAAAGCGGCTGGTATGGACGTGTATAAGCGAGGCAGTGATAGCGGGGCGCAGTATAGTGCTGACGTCACACAGCATGGAGGAGTGTGAAGCTCTGTGCTCGCGCCTCACTGTCATGGTCAACGGACAGTTCTACTGCCTCGGGCCGCTGCAGCATTTGAAGAATAAGTTCTCACAAG GATACACATTAATAGTGAAATGTAAATCTGGCGTAGACAGGGATAATGACGTGATCAAGATCAAAAATTATATTACCGATAACTTCAATGATTCGAGACTTAT cgAATCATATTTGGGTATTAGCACATTCTATATCAATGACGTCGGATTACCGTGGTGgaaaatattcgatattatgGAAGAGGCTCGGAAACAGTTCCCTATAGAAGATTACTCTGTAGCACAGACTACACTAGAACAGGTATTCCTACAATTCACAAGAATGCAGGGCAACACAGAGGCTTAA